One Pseudochaenichthys georgianus chromosome 4, fPseGeo1.2, whole genome shotgun sequence DNA window includes the following coding sequences:
- the angptl3 gene encoding angiopoietin-related protein 3, with the protein MKLYCLLLLLSISSSTVPLVTSGRAQSTTVPTFALTTAASPAEAKSRFAMLDDVRLLANGLLQLGQSLREFVHKTKGQINDIFQRLNIFDRSFYQLSVVTSEIKEEEEELKKTTSFLKTNNEEIKNLSMEINSKINGILQERTQLQSKVGNLEERLQGLSQRIIPAEQLSEITALREVIESQEKTINNLLVAVKEQHDQLDNQKTNIKRLEEKLNYDSFQDTIDKPMDSVPADMFEYLTGNSTDLDVNDLPRDCSELFTKGEANSGIYVIKPSESEPFNVYCEMGSDGGSTVIQRRVDDSLDFEQLWEKYEKGFGDLEKNFWLGLKKIHSLTQQGAYVLRVDMEDWKEGNHWAEYRFTLEGPSMGYSLYVSNYSGDLPDAMANSTGMRFSTTDRNNENHRNSNCSRSYTGGWWFNACRETNLNGRYLWLRTKGRSMRRKGIHWKPCPGPSYSLKTTKMTLRSAPTADGFK; encoded by the exons ATGAAGCTTTATTGCCTGTTGCTGCTTCTTTCTATTTCATCTTCTACCGTTCCCCTGGTGACCTCAGGTAGGGCTCAGTCCACCACCGTGCCCACCTTTGCCCTCACCACTGCAGCGAGCCCAGCCGAGGCCAAGTCTCGTTTTGCTATGCTGGACGATGTCCGTCTACTCGCTAACGGCCTCCTTCAGCTAGGCCAGAGTTTACGGGAGTTTGTGCACAAAACTAAGGGCCAAATCAACGACATCTTCCAAAGGCTGAACATCTTCGACCGCTCCTTCTACCAGCTCTCAGTGGTAACCTCTGAGatcaaggaggaagaggaggaactgAAGAAGACCACCAGTTTCTTGAAGACCAACAATGAGGAGATCAAGAACCTGTCCATGGAAATCAACTCTAAGATCAACGGCATCCTTCAGGAGCGTACCCAGCTGCAGAGCAAAGTGGGGAACCTGGAGGAGCGACTGCAGGGACTGTCGCAGAGGATTATCCCCGCTGAGCAGCTTAGCGAAATCACAGCACTCAGG GAAGTGATTGAATCACAAGAGAAAACAATCAACAATCTGCTGGTAGCTGTGAAGGAGCAGCACGATCAGCTCGACAACCAGAAAACCAACATTAAAAGACTGGAGGAAAAG CTTAACTATGACAGCTTTCAGGATACAATCGATAAGCCAATGGATTCAGTCCCTGCAGACATGTTTGAATATCTGACAGGAAACTCAACTGACCTAGATGTGAATG ACCTGCCAAGGGACTGCAGTGAGTTGTTTACCAAAGGAGAGGCAAACAGTGGAATTTATGTCATCAAACCAAGCGAATCTGAACCATTCAACGTTTACTGCGAAATGGGTTCAG ACGGGGGGTCAACTGTTATCCAACGCAGGGTCGATGATTCATTGGATTTTGAACAGCTATGGGAGAAGTATGAAAAAGGCTTTGGAGATCTGGAAA AGAACTTCTGGTTGGGCCTAAAGAAGAtccacagcctcacacagcagGGAGCTTACGTCCTGCGTGTTGACATGGAGGACTGGAAGGAGGGGAACCACTGGGCTGAGTACCGCTTCACGCTAGAGGGTCCCTCCATGGGCTACAGCCTGTATGTCAGCAACTATTCTGGTGACCTGCCTGATGCCATGGCCAACAGCACCGGCATGAGGTTCTCCACAACGGACAGAAATAATGAAAACCACCGAAACTCTAACTGCTCTCGCAGTTACACAG GTGGTTGGTGGTTTAATGCTTGCAGAGAAACCAACCTTAATGGACGGTATTTGTGGTTGAGGACAAAAGGACGCTCTATGAGGAGGAAGGGCATCCACTGGAAGCCATGCCCAGGGCCCTCATACTCACTCAAGACGACCAAGATGACCCTACGATCGGCCCCGACAGCTGACGGCTTCAAGTGA